One window from the genome of Crassostrea angulata isolate pt1a10 chromosome 2, ASM2561291v2, whole genome shotgun sequence encodes:
- the LOC128172697 gene encoding uncharacterized protein LOC128172697: MVHLLIGKYLNEVTFTTVLLCVVSLYEGVTSTVVPGERYRGPVVRVLEIIGQQQCVRECRHRPKLCRGVNYRKEDLLCELVSSIDKTETNPDYVRIELNQTVNVPEMNQECLACSSDDQCVTLSSKKVHCIRVVSNLALHKPATQSSTLTWTEAGLTYSANLAVDGNNGTDHAVDKCSSTEGGDTNPWWLVDLKAVYSITSVRIFNRGMDKWGEDVSNRLRNVSVTVGVTESDVNTSCGFFAGPGTLSQLVVIDCPTLPQGRFVKISIITEFLTLCEVEVFGYSV; the protein is encoded by the exons ATGGTCCACCTTTTGATTggtaaatatttgaatgaagTGACATTTACAACAGTACTCCTGTGTGTTGTATCTTTGTACGAGGGAGTGACATCTACGGTTGTTCCCGGTGAGAGGTATCGTGGTCCCGTTGTCCGAGTGTTGGAGATCATTGGACAACAGCAGTGTGTCCGGGAATGTAGACACAGGCCCAAGCTGTGTCGGGGAGTCAACTACCGGAAAGAGGATTTGTTGTGTGAACTCGTGTCGTCCATCGACAAAACGGAAACCAATCCCGACTATGTTAGAATTGAACTCAATCAG ACTGTAAATGTACCAGAAATGAACCAGGAATGTCTGGCGTGCTCCTCAGACGATCAATGTGTGACGCTGTCCAGTAAGAAAGTCCATTGTATCCGAG TTGTTTCCAACCTTGCGTTGCATAAGCCTGCAACACAATCATCAACGCTTACATGGACAGAAGCTGGACTGACTTACTCTGCCAATTTGGCAGTTGATGGCAACAACGGTACAGACCATGCCGTAGACAAGTGTTCCAGCACCGAGGGTGGAGACACAAATCCGTGGTGGCTGGTGGATCTGAAAGCTGTGTATTCCATCACATCTGTCAGAATATTCAATAGAGGAATGGACAAGTGGGGAGAAG ATGTGTCAAACCGGCTGCGGAATGTTTCCGTCACTGTAGGGGTGACAGAGTCAGATGTCAACACTTCCTGTGGTTTCTTTGCTGGTCCCGGTACTCTGTCACAGCTGGTGGTCATCGACTGTCCGACATTACCACAGGGGAGATTCGTAAAGATCTCCATAATCACTGAGTTTCTCACTCTATGCGAAGTTGAAGTGTTTGGATACTCTGTCTAA
- the LOC128172795 gene encoding uncharacterized protein LOC128172795, with protein MQSFEKEEKSNGNVQFVLKESTRYARGQYAIKPSYYKGKVYLHLQDNNNGKQVSLPDDDFETMNNQFFTINKAVDEIKKSNQGPPSPELLVMTPRKKKRVVDLDGDDEF; from the exons ATGCAGTCatttgaaaaagaagaaaagagcAACGGGAATGTACAGTTTGTGCTGAAAGAGTCTACAAGATACGCCAGAGGACAGTATGCCATCAAACCGTCCTACTACAAAGGGAAGGTGTATTTGCATTTGCAGG ACAACAACAACGGTAAACAGGTGTCGCTCCCAGACGACGATTTTGAAACTATGAACAATCAATTCTTCACAATAAATAAAGCGGTGGATGAAATCAAGAAGTCCAATCAAGGACCACCTAGCCCGGAACTG CTTGTGATGACACCACGCAAAAAGAAGCGAGTGGTGGATTTAGACGGAGATGATGAGTTCTAA